One window of the Acidimicrobiales bacterium genome contains the following:
- a CDS encoding ABC transporter ATP-binding protein/permease, producing MIDRPVPEPAATGGWIRRLAPFLGAHRRNVVVALGASVVGQGLMAVAPLLQKVVVDDGLVGRTRPVAPWLAALAVVGVVSFGAAVVRRWVGGRVSLDVQYDLRNAIYERLQRLDFAGHDQLRTGQLVSRASSDLGLIQGLLAFLPIMLGNLVMVALALVIMTVLSPALTLVVVVALPLLGFVALRLRRKVFPATWDAQQRMGEVAGVVDEAVSGVRVVKGFGQEDRELAHLAETAEGLYAARVRLVRLQARFTSTMQAIPALAQVAVLALGGWMAIEGNLTLGTFLAFSAYLVQLVAPVRMLAGLFTVGQQARAGAERILDVLDANAVVVEAPGAVDLPDAVGEVRFEDVRFGYTRSQPVLDGLDLRVRPGEVVALVGTSGSGKSTITALLPRFYDVAAGRVTLDGHDVRDLTLDSLRRQVGVVFEDAFLFSDTVRANIAYGRPEATDAEVVAAAAAAGAAGFVAALPDGYDTLVGERGLSLSGGQRQRLALARAILTDPRVLVLDDATSAVDVTTEEAIHATLRRLMRDRTTILIAHRRSTLRLAHRIVVLDAGRAVADGTHEELIATSAVYRDLFSGPDDEVEGLGPLADDVVDEERREELLAVAVTEAAWPVDALDGQPRASAIVDGPARNPGPGGGQMASMALSATPDMLAALDRLPPADDTPGVDVAAVTADDPGPFRIRRFVRPWVLGLAVGLGLVVLDTVLTLLGPVFVSRGIDDGITPGDPAALWLAVGLFLAAVVTDWGVVWAYTAVTGRTAERMLYALRLKIFGHLQRMSLHYYDDELDGRLMTRMTTDVEALSQLVQTGLVNAVVGVFTCVGVFVFLVVLSPPLALAAATVLPPLVVATWWYRRRSSASYEKAREAIADVNANLQESLSGVRVAQAYSREDRNITGFRSVNRRYLEHRVGAQRLVALYFPFILLLSDLGAVVVLGAGSVLEQEGVVTTGVVIAFLLYLNQFFSPLQQLSQVLDTWQQASASVVKIEELLATPSSTPPPARPVDPGRLRGEIRLQDVHFRYEPVTGGGGAGRAETTEALSGVDLHVRAGETVALVGETGAGKSTIVKLLARFYDPTGGRVTVDGIDLRDIDLGAFRRQLGVVPQEAFLFTGTVRDNIAYGRPGARAAEVEAAARAVGAHDFVASLPQGYLTPVSERGRSLSSGQRQLIALARARLVDPAILLLDEATSQLDLASEARVQRAMTAASTGRTTVVVAHRLPTARRADRIVVIGDGRILEEGPHDVLVTSGGPYAAMWAAFADSADAPAVGTVGVPTA from the coding sequence GTGATCGATCGGCCGGTGCCCGAGCCTGCGGCCACCGGGGGGTGGATCCGGCGGCTCGCCCCGTTCCTGGGGGCTCACCGGCGCAACGTGGTCGTGGCGCTGGGCGCTTCCGTCGTCGGACAGGGGCTGATGGCCGTCGCGCCGCTCCTGCAGAAGGTCGTGGTCGACGACGGCCTGGTGGGGCGCACCCGTCCGGTGGCGCCGTGGTTGGCGGCGTTGGCCGTCGTCGGTGTGGTGTCCTTCGGGGCGGCGGTCGTGCGCCGGTGGGTGGGCGGCCGGGTCAGCCTCGACGTGCAGTACGACCTGCGCAACGCCATCTACGAGCGACTGCAACGCCTCGACTTCGCCGGCCACGACCAGCTCCGGACGGGCCAGCTCGTGTCCCGGGCCTCCTCGGACCTCGGACTCATCCAGGGCCTGCTGGCCTTCCTGCCCATCATGTTGGGCAACCTCGTGATGGTCGCGTTGGCCCTCGTCATCATGACGGTCCTCTCCCCGGCGCTCACGCTCGTCGTCGTGGTCGCCCTCCCGTTGCTCGGGTTCGTGGCGCTGCGGCTCCGGCGGAAGGTCTTCCCGGCGACCTGGGACGCGCAGCAGCGCATGGGCGAGGTGGCCGGCGTCGTCGACGAGGCGGTCAGCGGGGTTCGGGTCGTGAAGGGGTTCGGCCAGGAGGACCGTGAGCTGGCCCACCTGGCCGAGACCGCCGAGGGCCTCTACGCCGCACGGGTCAGGCTGGTGCGCCTCCAGGCGAGGTTCACCTCGACGATGCAGGCCATCCCGGCGCTGGCCCAGGTGGCGGTCCTCGCCCTGGGTGGGTGGATGGCGATCGAGGGCAACCTGACCCTCGGCACCTTCCTGGCCTTCTCGGCCTACCTGGTGCAGCTCGTCGCCCCCGTGCGGATGCTGGCGGGGCTCTTCACGGTCGGCCAGCAGGCGCGGGCGGGTGCCGAGCGGATCCTCGACGTCCTCGACGCCAACGCCGTCGTCGTCGAGGCACCCGGGGCCGTCGACCTGCCCGACGCCGTGGGCGAGGTGCGCTTCGAGGACGTCCGGTTCGGCTACACCCGCAGCCAACCGGTGCTCGACGGGCTCGACCTGCGCGTGCGCCCGGGAGAGGTCGTGGCCCTCGTCGGCACCAGTGGGTCGGGGAAGTCCACGATCACCGCGTTGCTGCCCCGGTTCTACGACGTCGCCGCCGGCCGGGTGACGCTCGACGGACACGACGTCCGCGACCTCACGCTCGACTCCCTCCGCCGTCAGGTGGGCGTCGTGTTCGAGGACGCCTTCCTCTTCTCCGACACGGTGCGGGCGAACATCGCCTACGGGCGGCCGGAGGCGACCGACGCCGAGGTCGTGGCGGCGGCGGCCGCCGCCGGGGCCGCCGGGTTCGTGGCGGCGCTCCCCGACGGCTACGACACGTTGGTCGGCGAGCGCGGTCTGTCGCTCTCGGGCGGGCAGCGCCAACGCCTGGCCTTGGCCCGCGCCATCCTCACGGACCCGCGGGTCCTCGTGCTCGACGACGCCACCTCGGCGGTCGACGTGACCACCGAGGAGGCCATCCACGCCACCCTCCGGCGACTCATGCGGGACCGGACCACGATCCTCATCGCCCATCGGCGCTCCACGCTGCGCCTGGCCCACCGGATCGTGGTCCTCGACGCGGGGCGGGCGGTGGCCGACGGCACCCACGAGGAGCTGATCGCCACCAGTGCCGTCTACCGCGACCTGTTCTCCGGTCCCGACGACGAGGTGGAGGGTCTCGGTCCCCTCGCCGACGACGTCGTCGACGAGGAACGCCGCGAGGAGCTGCTCGCCGTGGCGGTGACCGAGGCGGCGTGGCCGGTGGACGCGCTCGACGGGCAACCGCGGGCCTCGGCGATCGTCGACGGTCCGGCCCGCAACCCAGGTCCCGGTGGCGGGCAGATGGCGTCGATGGCGCTGAGCGCCACACCGGACATGCTGGCCGCGCTCGACCGGCTCCCGCCCGCCGACGACACCCCCGGCGTCGACGTCGCGGCGGTGACCGCCGACGATCCCGGGCCGTTCCGGATCCGCCGGTTCGTCCGACCGTGGGTGCTCGGCCTGGCCGTCGGGCTGGGTCTCGTCGTGCTCGACACGGTGCTCACGCTGCTCGGACCGGTGTTCGTCAGCCGGGGCATCGACGACGGCATCACCCCGGGCGACCCGGCGGCGCTCTGGCTCGCCGTCGGGCTCTTCCTCGCCGCGGTCGTGACCGACTGGGGCGTGGTCTGGGCCTACACCGCGGTCACGGGACGCACCGCCGAGCGGATGCTCTATGCGCTCCGTCTCAAGATCTTCGGCCACCTCCAGCGGATGTCGCTGCACTACTACGACGACGAGCTCGACGGCCGGCTCATGACCCGTATGACGACCGACGTCGAGGCGCTGTCCCAGCTCGTGCAGACCGGGCTCGTCAACGCCGTCGTCGGCGTGTTCACGTGCGTCGGGGTCTTCGTGTTCCTCGTCGTCCTGTCGCCTCCGCTGGCGCTCGCCGCGGCCACGGTCCTCCCGCCGCTGGTGGTGGCGACGTGGTGGTACCGGCGCCGGTCCTCGGCGTCCTACGAGAAGGCCCGGGAGGCGATCGCCGACGTGAACGCCAACCTCCAGGAGAGCCTGTCGGGGGTGCGGGTCGCGCAGGCCTACTCCCGCGAGGACCGCAACATCACGGGGTTCCGCTCGGTCAACCGGCGCTACCTCGAGCACCGGGTCGGCGCGCAGCGCCTGGTCGCCCTGTACTTCCCCTTCATCCTGCTGCTCTCCGACCTCGGCGCGGTGGTGGTGCTCGGCGCCGGGTCGGTGCTCGAGCAGGAGGGTGTGGTGACGACCGGCGTCGTCATCGCGTTCCTGCTCTACCTCAACCAGTTCTTCTCCCCGCTCCAGCAGCTCTCCCAGGTCCTCGACACCTGGCAGCAGGCCTCGGCGTCGGTGGTCAAGATCGAGGAGCTGTTGGCCACCCCGTCGAGCACGCCACCCCCCGCCCGACCGGTCGACCCGGGGCGCCTCCGCGGCGAGATCCGGCTGCAGGACGTCCACTTCCGCTACGAGCCGGTCACCGGGGGCGGCGGTGCCGGCCGCGCCGAGACGACCGAGGCCCTGTCCGGTGTCGACCTGCACGTCCGCGCCGGCGAGACGGTGGCCCTGGTGGGCGAGACCGGCGCCGGGAAGTCGACGATCGTGAAGCTGCTGGCCCGCTTCTACGACCCCACCGGCGGACGGGTGACCGTGGACGGCATCGACCTGCGTGACATCGACCTCGGCGCCTTCCGGCGTCAACTCGGGGTGGTGCCCCAGGAGGCGTTCCTGTTCACGGGCACGGTGCGCGACAACATCGCCTACGGCCGTCCGGGCGCCCGCGCGGCCGAGGTGGAGGCCGCCGCCCGGGCCGTCGGGGCCCACGACTTCGTGGCCTCGTTGCCCCAGGGGTACCTCACGCCGGTCAGCGAGCGGGGCCGGTCGCTGTCGTCGGGCCAGCGCCAGCTCATCGCCCTGGCCCGGGCCCGACTCGTCGATCCGGCGATCCTGCTCCTCGACGAGGCGACCTCGCAGCTCGACCTGGCCAGCGAGGCCCGGGTCCAGCGGGCCATGACGGCCGCCTCGACGGGACGTACCACCGTGGTGGTGGCCCACCGCCTGCCCACCGCCCGCCGAGCCGACCGCATCGTGGTGATCGGCGACGGCCGCATCCTCGAGGAGGGGCCCCACGATGTCCTCGTGACCTCCGGGGGTCCCTACGCGGCGATGTGGGCGGCGTTCGCGGACTCGGCCGACGCTCCGGCCGTCGGCACCGTCGGGGTCCCGACGGCGTGA
- a CDS encoding inositol-3-phosphate synthase: protein MTEPVTIAPPTGRLGVLTPGMGAVASTFIAGVLAARAGTAVPVGSLSQLAHIRLGTRDEGRNPMIKEFVPLADLDDLVFGGWDPISPNVLEAARNAGVLEDRDLNPISAELEGVVAMDAVFDQRWVKRLEGTRVKDVTDKWAQAEALIADIERFRVEHGCDRLVMVWCGSTEAYQEASAVHATVESFEAGLRDNDENIAPSQIYAYAALVSKVPFANGAPNLSVDLPCMRELAAREGVPIAGKDFKTGQTWLKTLLAPGIKARMLGLRGWYSTNILGNRDGEVLDDPENFKTKEVSKLGVIDSVLQPEVYPDLYGDIDHVVRINYYPPRGDNKEGWDNIDIFGWMGYPMQIKVNFLCRDSILAAPIVLDLALFMDLAARAGQHGVQEWLSFYFKAPQAATPVPAEHDLFIQQTKLKNTLREWMGEEPVTHSEAG, encoded by the coding sequence ATGACCGAACCCGTGACCATCGCCCCGCCCACCGGCCGCCTCGGCGTGCTCACCCCCGGCATGGGCGCCGTGGCGTCCACCTTCATCGCCGGCGTGCTCGCCGCCCGGGCCGGCACCGCCGTCCCCGTCGGGTCGCTGAGCCAACTCGCCCACATCCGCCTCGGCACCCGCGACGAGGGCCGCAACCCGATGATCAAGGAGTTCGTGCCCCTCGCCGACCTCGACGACCTGGTCTTCGGCGGCTGGGACCCGATCAGCCCCAACGTCCTCGAGGCGGCGCGCAACGCCGGTGTCCTCGAGGACCGCGACCTCAACCCCATCTCCGCCGAGCTCGAAGGTGTCGTGGCGATGGACGCGGTGTTCGACCAACGCTGGGTCAAGCGCCTCGAGGGGACCCGGGTCAAGGACGTGACCGACAAGTGGGCCCAGGCCGAGGCCCTCATCGCCGACATCGAGCGCTTCCGCGTGGAACACGGCTGCGACCGTCTCGTCATGGTCTGGTGCGGGAGCACCGAGGCCTACCAGGAGGCCAGCGCCGTCCACGCCACCGTCGAGAGCTTCGAGGCCGGCCTGCGCGACAACGACGAGAACATCGCCCCGAGCCAGATCTACGCCTACGCCGCCCTGGTGTCGAAGGTGCCCTTCGCCAACGGCGCACCGAACCTCTCCGTCGACCTGCCCTGCATGCGCGAGCTCGCCGCCCGCGAAGGCGTGCCGATCGCCGGGAAGGACTTCAAGACCGGCCAGACCTGGCTGAAGACGCTGCTCGCCCCCGGCATCAAGGCACGCATGCTCGGCCTGCGGGGCTGGTACTCCACGAACATCCTCGGCAACCGCGACGGCGAGGTGCTCGACGACCCGGAGAACTTCAAGACCAAGGAGGTCTCGAAGCTCGGCGTGATCGACTCCGTGCTCCAGCCCGAGGTGTACCCCGACCTGTACGGCGACATCGACCACGTGGTCCGCATCAACTACTACCCGCCCCGCGGCGACAACAAGGAGGGGTGGGACAACATCGACATCTTCGGGTGGATGGGCTACCCGATGCAGATCAAGGTCAACTTCCTGTGCCGCGACTCCATCCTCGCCGCGCCCATCGTGCTCGACCTGGCCCTCTTCATGGACCTGGCGGCCCGAGCGGGGCAGCACGGGGTCCAGGAGTGGCTGAGCTTCTACTTCAAGGCCCCCCAGGCGGCGACGCCGGTGCCCGCCGAGCACGACCTGTTCATCCAGCAGACCAAGCTCAAGAACACGCTGCGCGAGTGGATGGGCGAGGAGCCGGTCACCCACTCCGAAGCCGGCTGA